From the genome of Fusarium keratoplasticum isolate Fu6.1 chromosome 11, whole genome shotgun sequence, one region includes:
- a CDS encoding Amb-all domain-containing protein produces MNLKLFLFYFFAGLALAFPSDYLKLATWGLEGYAKDNPIGPTTGGKGGKTVFVSTAEQLVAAVAGTDPKIVRVKGKITLPARLKVGSNTSLIGVGTSAHITGKGVDVFNGDNVILQNLKISHILDNDCITIRNSTRVWVDHNEFFSDISYGPDHYDGQVDIIRASDFITVSWNYFHDHWKSSLVGNDATFRDLDFGHLHVTYHHNYWRNMGTRGPAGRFVYNNLYEDFLYQAIHSRSDNQVLVEGNVFRGNTSEALSTYGLVIPMDSPNTCTCGDEELDGYANLGAKNDWGSAGVNITQKGTFYKADYKYKLTPLKLVPTVCKLGAGVGRIFK; encoded by the exons ATGAATCTGAAATTGTTCCTCTTTTACTTCTTCGCGGGCCTGGCCCTCGCCTTCCCTTCAGACTACCTCAAGTTGGCTACTTGGGGACTTGAAGGGTATGCGAAGGACAACCCCATCGGTCCTACCACCGGTGGAAAAGGTGGAAAGACAGTGTTTGTGTCTACCGCCGAACAGCTTGTCGCTGCCGTTGCTGGCACCGATCCCAAGATCGTGAgggtcaagggcaagatcaCTCTGCCTGCGCGTCTCAAGGTCGGGTCCAACACGTCCCTTATTGGCGTCGGCACATCTGCCCATATCACAGGAAAGGGCGTCGACGTTTTTAACGGCGACAACGTCATTCTTCAGAACCTCAAGATCAGCCATATCCTCGACAATGATTGCATCACCATCCGGAACAGCACCCGCGTCTGGGTTGACCACAACGAGTTCTTCTCTGACATCAGCTACGGACCTGACCACTAT GACGGACAAGTCGATATTATTCGGGCCTCAGACTTTATCACAGTGTCGTGGAACTACTTCCACGACCACTGGAAGTCTTCCCTCGTGGGCAACGACGCGACTTTCCGAGACCTCGACTTCGGCCACCTCCACGTCACATACCACCACAACTATTGGCGAAACATGGGCACTAGGGGACCTGCCGGGCGCTTTG TCTACAACAACCTCTACGAAGACTTTCTGTATCAGGCCATCCACAGCCGATCCGATAATCAG GTTCTCGTTGAGGGTAATGTCTTCCGGGGTAACACAAGCGAAGCCCTGAGCACATACGGACTTGTAATTCCCATGGATTCCCCAAACACCTGCACTTGCGgtgacgaggagctcgacgGATATGCCAACCTTGGAGCTA AAAACGACTGGGGCTCAGCTGGCGTCAATATTACCCAGAAGGGAACCTTTTACAAGGCTGATTACAAGTATAAGCTGACTCCTCTCAAGCTTGTCCCAACTGTGTGCAAGCTCGGTGCCGGTGTTGGCAGGATCTTCAAGTGA